In the genome of Perca fluviatilis chromosome 4, GENO_Pfluv_1.0, whole genome shotgun sequence, one region contains:
- the LOC120557088 gene encoding uncharacterized protein LOC120557088 yields the protein MLEMSSEFCDFHDSEYMEMLLHISVRWLSLERCITRLLRQYGPLTSYFKSLNEKQPRFRRLVDAFSKPLTEVYLLFFQATLPMFSTLNLLLQRERSSIFQLHGEMTKFIMKLCARFMKPLALQGRQVHDILYKDPLNQLPGEKLNVGFTTRATLNRLLEAGDITPQEVQLFQQAALAFLVRAVEYGINKLPLKEALLKHAKFVDVQQRTECGVEDALYFVDRFQELLPFHQPEEQDKVSEEFLEYQLMDIPMPQDPTTFNVEEFWGSMSSIKSKVTSLSQFGRLSKIAALVLVLPHSNADAERVFSMVGLNKTKTRNSLALDGTLSSIMTVKMAGLEPQCFKSPQPLCEAGLKTCYQHLQ from the exons AATTTTGTGACTTCCATGACAGCGAGTACATGGAAATGCTGCTGCACATTTCAGTGCGATGGTTAAGCCTGGAGAGGTGTATTACACGACTTCTGCGGCAGTATGGGCCACTTACCAGCTATTTTAAGTCTTTAA atGAGAAACAACCAAGGTTTAGAAGGCTGGTGGATGCTTTTTCCAAGCCCCTGACTGAAGTCTACCTCCTCTTCTTTCAAGCCACTCTGCCAATGTTCTCCACACTGAACCTCCTCCTCCAGAGAGAAAGGTCTTCCATCTTTCAGCTCCATGGAGAG ATGACAAAGTTCATCATGAAACTGTGTGCAAGGTTCATGAAGCCATTAGCACTACAGGGCCGACAAGTCCATGACATCCTCTACAAGGACCCACTAAACCAACTGCCAG gagaaaaactaaatgttggcTTCACCACCAGAGCTACCCTCAACAGGCTCCTTGAGGCCGGAGACATCACACCTCAGGAGGTGCAGCTATTCCAGCAGGCAGCACTGGCATTTCTGGTCAGGGCTGTGGAGTACGGAATCAACAAACTCCCCCTGAAGGAGGCCCTTCTGAAGCATGCTAAATTCGTTGACGTGCAGCAGAGGACTGAGTGTGGGGTGGAAGATGCCCTATACTTCGTAGACAG ATTTCAGGAACTACTTCCTTTCCATCAGCCAGAGGAACAGGACAAGGTGAGTGAGGAGTTCCTGGAGTATCAGCTCATGGATATCCCCATGCCCCAAGATCCCACCACCTTTAATGTTGAGGAGTTTTGGGGGAGTATGTCCTCAATCAAGAGCAAG GTGACCAGTTTGAGCCAGTTTGGGAGGCTTTCTAAAATAGCTGCATTAGTGTTAGTGCTCCCTCATTCAAATGCAGATGCTGAGAGGGTTTTCTCCATGGTTGGACTTAACAAAACCAAAACCAGGAACAGCTTGGCACTAGATGGAACTCTGTCATCCATCATGACAGTGAAAATGGCTGGCCTGGAACCACAGTGTTTCAAAAGCCCCCAACCCCTGTGCGAAGCGGGCCTCAAAACCTGCTACCAACACCTACAATAA